CGCTGGCTCGCGGGCGCGGTCACCACCGGACCGCAGCCGGTCACCCGGACCCCGCTGCTCTCCTGGGGCGTACGGCAGTCCCTGCGCCCGTGGTTCACGGACCACGCGAACGCCCTGATCACCGCGGAGTTCCGGGCGGCCGCCGAGCAGGCCGAGCCGATCGACCCGTGGCGGGGGCGGCATGTGGACATCGACGCGGTACGGATGGGGGCGCGGCACTTCCAGGCGATGGAGGACATCGGCATGACGATCGGGCTGCCGGTCGCCGCGCCCTTCTACGACGACCGGGTCCTGGAAGCGACCCTCGCCGTACGCCTGGAGGAGCGGATCAGCCCCTGGCGCTACAAGCCCCTGCTGGTCGAGGCGATGCGCGGGGTGGTGCCGGATGCGCTGCTGGCCCGTACGACGAAGGACCACATGTCCTCCGACGAACACCAGGGCCTGCGCGAACACGCTCCGGAACTGACCGACTTGTGGACCGGCTCCCGCCTCGCCGAACACGGCCTGGTGGACGCCCGCCACCTCCTCCGACTGGCGGCCGAACCCTTCTCACCCGTCCTGGTGGAGCACTCCATCAGCTCCACGGTGGCCGGTGAGACCTGGCTCCGCACGGCCGAAAACGCCTGGAAAACATCCGAGTTGACCCCCACGACCACGACCGGTGAGGCATGACTGTGAAGCTCAGAAAAGGCATAGCCGTCACGACGACGGAGTACGGCGGCGTCCTGCTGGACGAGAAGAGCGGCAGCTACTGGCAGTTGAACGACACCAGCGTGATCGTGGTCGAGGCCCTGGCGGCCGGGGAGGCCCCTGAAGCGGCCGTCGAACGCATCGTCGCCGCGTTCGACGTGGAGCGCGCCGAGGCGGAGTCGGATGTGGCCGAGCTGACCCG
This DNA window, taken from Streptomyces griseus subsp. griseus, encodes the following:
- a CDS encoding lasso peptide biosynthesis PqqD family chaperone, which gives rise to MKLRKGIAVTTTEYGGVLLDEKSGSYWQLNDTSVIVVEALAAGEAPEAAVERIVAAFDVERAEAESDVAELTRQLVEAKILRP